From Planococcus halocryophilus, the proteins below share one genomic window:
- a CDS encoding DNA/RNA non-specific endonuclease, translating to MVNKMDKIQQQALQRYLKFAKEHKAEKYEAASEEKMMTRSSIINHHDNLAIERIINKSDLFPIAHLQAGLDVSKAVCRISIRGRSGQLEGYGTGFLVGPNLLLTNNHVLETAEAAMYAVAEFNYEDDVHFMPRDIISFRLDPELLFITDEALDFTLVAVESHNMNTVPLATFGYLPLLPKPGKILEGEYVTIIQHPKGGPKAITIRENEVKFISSDFVHYVSDTEPGSSGSPVFNDQWMVVALHHAGIPDPNDSNQWIANEGIRISSIIQHLSEKRSSLETEQARKMLDYLLSVVMPGSTTTPMEVGVLDEDWYAEATGYNSEFLGPDFIVPLPQFDEEMKKDLATTTDGKEALDYTHFSVAMSKSRRLAFFTAVNIDGDQLVDVKRRNDRWYFDPRIDKAYQLGNEFYKSNDIDRGHLVRRRDPNWGIDAVKANEHTFHFTNSSPQHKNFNQKVWLDLEDYLLDNARDHDMKVTIFTGPVFRDTDRAYRDAQIPNQFWKVAVMVKDGTELSATAYLQTQENLIVGDLEFVYGQFQTYQVPVTKIEELTGLDLGELRQADPFAEGQVALVSNREDILL from the coding sequence GTGGTAAACAAAATGGACAAGATCCAACAACAAGCCTTACAACGGTATTTGAAATTTGCAAAAGAGCACAAAGCCGAAAAATATGAAGCGGCTTCAGAAGAAAAAATGATGACGCGGTCGAGCATTATCAATCACCACGACAATTTGGCGATTGAGCGCATCATCAACAAAAGCGATTTGTTTCCGATTGCACATTTGCAGGCAGGACTCGATGTCAGTAAAGCAGTTTGCCGCATTTCAATTCGTGGTCGCTCAGGGCAACTTGAAGGATACGGTACTGGATTTCTCGTAGGACCGAATCTTTTACTCACGAACAATCATGTACTGGAAACGGCTGAAGCGGCGATGTATGCGGTGGCGGAATTTAATTATGAAGATGATGTTCATTTTATGCCACGGGACATAATCAGTTTCCGATTAGATCCGGAGCTATTATTTATTACCGACGAAGCGCTAGATTTCACGTTAGTCGCAGTCGAATCTCATAATATGAATACAGTGCCGCTCGCAACTTTCGGTTATTTGCCGTTGCTGCCAAAGCCAGGGAAGATTTTGGAAGGTGAATATGTCACTATCATTCAACATCCAAAAGGCGGTCCAAAAGCCATTACTATTCGTGAAAATGAAGTCAAGTTTATCTCTTCTGATTTTGTTCATTATGTGAGCGATACCGAGCCTGGTTCATCAGGTTCACCTGTTTTCAATGATCAGTGGATGGTTGTCGCATTACACCATGCGGGCATACCAGATCCGAACGACAGCAACCAATGGATTGCCAATGAAGGCATTCGCATTAGCTCCATTATTCAACACTTGAGTGAAAAACGCAGCAGTTTAGAAACAGAGCAAGCACGCAAAATGCTCGATTATTTGCTATCAGTCGTTATGCCCGGATCAACGACAACTCCGATGGAAGTAGGCGTCTTGGACGAGGATTGGTATGCAGAAGCAACAGGATATAACAGTGAATTTTTAGGTCCGGATTTCATTGTGCCATTGCCGCAATTTGATGAAGAGATGAAAAAAGATCTAGCGACAACGACGGACGGCAAGGAGGCACTCGATTACACCCACTTTTCGGTCGCCATGAGCAAGTCGCGTCGTCTTGCTTTTTTCACGGCCGTAAACATCGATGGCGATCAACTCGTCGATGTCAAACGACGAAACGACCGCTGGTATTTTGATCCGCGTATCGATAAAGCGTACCAGTTGGGCAATGAATTCTATAAGTCGAACGATATCGACCGCGGTCATCTCGTGCGACGCCGGGATCCCAATTGGGGCATTGATGCCGTGAAAGCCAATGAACACACATTCCATTTCACCAATAGTTCGCCACAACATAAAAATTTCAATCAAAAAGTATGGCTCGACTTAGAAGATTATTTGCTCGATAACGCACGCGACCACGATATGAAAGTGACGATTTTCACAGGGCCGGTGTTCAGAGACACTGACCGTGCCTACCGAGATGCGCAAATTCCAAATCAGTTTTGGAAAGTGGCAGTCATGGTAAAAGACGGCACCGAATTGTCAGCGACCGCTTATTTACAAACACAGGAAAATTTGATTGTTGGTGATTTGGAATTTGTTTACGGTCAGTTTCAAACGTATCAAGTACCGGTTACAAAAATTGAAGAGCTAACTGGTCTTGATTTGGGTGAATTGCGTCAAGCAGATCCCTTCGCAGAAGGCCAAGTGGCTCTCGTTTCGAACCGGGAGGATATCTTGCTGTAA
- a CDS encoding aldo/keto reductase, protein MDFITLNNGLKMPQLGFGVWQVENDEATKVVAKALETGYTSIDTAMIYTNEIGVGRALQDTKIPREDLFITTKVWNTDQGYDNTLRAFDESLSRLGLDYVDLYLIHWPTPEFDNYVETYKALEKLYNDGRVKAIGVCNFEAEHLQRLLDECDVPPVLNQVECHPYLAQTSLKEFCAKHDIFLEAWSPLEQGGDVLKDATITKIAESKEKSPAQVVLRWHLQNNTIAIPKSVTPSRIEENFDVFDFELSDEEMEAINALNKERRNGPHPNDMNVR, encoded by the coding sequence ATGGATTTTATTACATTAAATAATGGATTAAAAATGCCGCAACTAGGCTTTGGCGTGTGGCAAGTGGAGAACGATGAGGCAACAAAAGTTGTAGCGAAAGCGTTAGAGACGGGCTATACTTCTATCGATACTGCAATGATTTATACGAACGAAATTGGCGTTGGACGTGCGTTGCAGGATACAAAAATTCCGCGCGAAGATTTGTTTATCACGACAAAAGTTTGGAACACGGACCAAGGTTACGACAATACCTTACGTGCATTTGATGAAAGTTTGAGCCGCCTGGGGCTTGATTATGTAGATTTGTATTTGATTCATTGGCCGACTCCGGAATTTGATAACTATGTTGAAACATATAAAGCATTAGAAAAGTTATATAACGATGGCCGCGTGAAAGCGATTGGTGTTTGTAATTTTGAAGCTGAACATTTGCAGCGTTTATTGGATGAATGCGATGTTCCGCCAGTATTGAACCAAGTAGAATGCCACCCATACTTGGCGCAAACGAGTTTGAAAGAATTTTGTGCGAAACACGATATTTTCTTGGAAGCTTGGAGCCCGCTTGAACAAGGTGGCGACGTGTTGAAAGATGCGACCATCACTAAAATTGCGGAGTCGAAAGAAAAGTCTCCGGCTCAAGTTGTGTTGCGTTGGCATTTGCAAAACAACACCATTGCTATTCCAAAATCGGTAACGCCGTCACGCATTGAAGAGAACTTTGATGTCTTTGATTTTGAATTGAGCGACGAGGAAATGGAAGCGATCAATGCGTTAAACAAAGAGCGCCGCAACGGACCACACCCAAATGACATGAATGTACGATAA
- a CDS encoding DUF6241 domain-containing protein encodes MKSVLKTSAITIGVLALLVAGGYYFLAQGSAKGGDITKVAEEIAKSDNKEVAADKDDEKVDSADLKMSEGELQVYMHQMTHQKITASEKKGAVEMTPEHIDGLLTIVNAYADQYEHSDFYLATLTKWKEGNFSNAVDVHNTIWDWHKGTVGRATGFMTPEQEQDFVERKFK; translated from the coding sequence ATGAAATCGGTACTAAAAACGAGCGCAATAACGATTGGCGTATTAGCTCTACTAGTTGCGGGCGGCTATTATTTTCTCGCGCAAGGTTCTGCAAAAGGCGGAGACATAACGAAAGTAGCCGAAGAAATTGCAAAAAGCGATAACAAAGAGGTCGCCGCAGACAAAGATGATGAGAAAGTTGACAGTGCCGACCTCAAAATGAGTGAAGGCGAACTGCAAGTTTATATGCACCAAATGACACACCAAAAAATTACCGCTAGTGAAAAGAAAGGCGCAGTTGAAATGACACCTGAACACATCGACGGGTTACTGACGATTGTTAACGCCTATGCTGATCAGTACGAACATAGTGATTTTTACTTGGCCACATTAACGAAATGGAAAGAAGGCAACTTTTCAAATGCCGTCGATGTCCACAATACTATTTGGGACTGGCATAAAGGTACAGTCGGCAGAGCGACAGGATTTATGACGCCTGAGCAAGAGCAAGATTTTGTGGAGAGAAAGTTTAAGTAG
- a CDS encoding tetratricopeptide repeat protein codes for MKANEIQTAQQAVDAIRQLWAARSIRGLRKFMGELQTEEDFLRLMKLTDQADLYTYGHLLTTQAHKRFGTLRTFTWQCARLLETGRSLEAEEQMVGRLHGIESGNDSTEELAAAHQLLLRVFSQLNRLPEAKNQLEQYKAQKGFLWPDLEGFYFIHSGEWQQAERVLEGALSDRVTERSQQVRILYADVLAMTGRQAESLAVLEKGQELEPDSWTFRADIIRTLFFLGHYEKALSEMTHYNEENPYHVHHNAWAYMAAECLYKLERWEDLQAWVSSHHKLLKKTVYGKGEIRQDAERKEIKLTPNIQKLNYCVPASLSLMLEAYDMKKGQDEIAEHVFDVTGSDLQMTMTYMESLGFTARYFKGQLTIYKQLIDAGIPVLLSMMIENNAHVQVVIGYDDRLQALIVQDPNDLGPYLLSYEDMKDTYKLTDSLSMVFLLSVQQSFLSLLDNKEHQYFSQLFEIWAAEEKVGEKDRSIDFLEAHPDERYGAMVGLVTRFSERAKALHSTWLEKLYKDLGKDDAEVALLAAHMHYRKEETEQALKCLEGVKEKNSPYALFLKAAILMSRSEHEKAVPLLKRSIELDHYQPMAYSHLARCYLEIDKTYQAFKWSSIALEQEPTDVFARITHSLIQYESGAYEQALTRFRELAHEHPQDGYFIYEIGRCLLVLGQEKEAIASFEQAKEIDFKEPFAYLRIAEIHMEAKDWALADIIIREGIDHCEKTDVLHLYLGHIAMEQEQFTEAETEYRKSLELDKTDLYTVTHIAHALLKQEKDDEVRELIMQYAETGDTFYFNRTAAMLWQESEDDIGKTLALHLLEVGMEREALNLHEIAEQYAEFGEAPQFRSRLFDRFKRFRETAADPQLLCYEGGLYELEDHQRFAKTLYEQAVEINGLYLAHYHLGRLAEQNDKWKQALEHYTESVKADASFTAAHEGLMRSYLALEDHDRAFKAALHVLENEPLPLDLQELFELVDNDSKQIAISQVLEKVAAQVPEEWLLSVKAQLAEKEGNVAEAEELLLQAQALNGALPSRYQYMQFCVRQGDLKRALVILEELIEEHPAEEGFYAEYVQLLVKMRKTGELQRRLKKRLKGEELAMAETYSADQLVVLLDTEEEESTNFFGRLRDKSRRFLLVSNIIDLYTDAAKKYKDSEVPVLHLAEFYMERDGADDAAEELEPFVKRTGNFDAAKLLLQATFQEANNKQSPKLLGKAIKQAQELYKQKPVDIDLVLWQGDMAAVEEDIDKAQTFYEKAISMNPYRSDSYVRLMHLLADHRKVQPEQFESRLPEELRLNEWICVTLAIMSINTGDSVSAMTRLRALQDDAPEYLPASYELARATMVAGHPAQAKKMLTELFDKDGGELFIEAAVEEELFEEILDEVLTVQV; via the coding sequence ATGAAAGCAAACGAGATACAAACAGCGCAGCAAGCAGTAGACGCAATCCGTCAGTTATGGGCGGCACGTTCCATTCGTGGATTACGTAAATTTATGGGGGAACTCCAGACAGAAGAAGATTTTTTGCGCTTGATGAAACTAACCGATCAAGCGGATTTATATACGTACGGTCATTTACTCACAACACAAGCGCATAAACGCTTTGGCACGTTGCGGACATTTACGTGGCAATGTGCGCGATTACTTGAGACAGGACGCAGCTTAGAAGCAGAAGAACAAATGGTTGGCAGGTTGCATGGTATCGAATCTGGTAATGATTCAACAGAAGAACTAGCAGCGGCTCATCAATTGTTGTTGCGCGTATTTTCTCAGTTAAATCGTTTGCCAGAAGCAAAAAACCAACTTGAACAGTACAAAGCACAAAAAGGGTTCCTTTGGCCAGATCTTGAAGGTTTTTATTTTATTCACAGTGGAGAATGGCAACAGGCTGAAAGAGTGTTAGAAGGAGCGTTGAGCGACAGAGTCACTGAGCGGAGTCAACAAGTGCGCATCTTATATGCAGATGTATTGGCGATGACTGGTCGACAAGCAGAATCTTTAGCTGTTCTTGAAAAGGGGCAAGAGCTAGAACCGGACTCATGGACATTCCGTGCAGATATTATTCGGACGCTGTTTTTCCTTGGGCATTACGAAAAAGCACTCTCTGAAATGACACACTATAATGAAGAAAACCCATACCACGTTCATCACAATGCATGGGCATATATGGCGGCGGAATGCTTGTACAAGCTAGAACGTTGGGAAGACTTGCAAGCTTGGGTAAGCAGTCATCACAAGTTGCTGAAAAAAACCGTTTACGGCAAAGGGGAAATTCGCCAGGATGCCGAGCGCAAAGAGATCAAGTTAACGCCAAACATTCAAAAGCTCAATTATTGTGTGCCGGCGTCTTTATCGCTAATGCTCGAAGCTTACGATATGAAAAAAGGACAAGACGAAATTGCAGAGCATGTTTTTGATGTGACGGGTTCGGATTTGCAAATGACGATGACGTATATGGAGTCACTCGGGTTTACGGCGCGTTATTTTAAAGGCCAGCTTACTATCTACAAGCAATTGATCGATGCGGGAATTCCGGTATTGCTCAGCATGATGATTGAAAACAATGCACATGTTCAAGTTGTTATTGGTTATGATGACCGCTTGCAAGCATTGATCGTGCAAGACCCTAACGATTTAGGGCCGTATTTATTGTCATATGAAGACATGAAAGATACGTATAAATTAACGGATTCTTTGAGTATGGTGTTTTTATTGTCAGTGCAGCAATCGTTTTTAAGCTTGCTTGATAATAAAGAACATCAGTATTTCTCGCAGTTGTTTGAAATTTGGGCTGCTGAAGAAAAAGTCGGAGAAAAAGATCGCTCGATCGATTTTCTTGAAGCCCATCCAGATGAACGTTACGGAGCAATGGTCGGATTAGTCACTCGTTTTTCAGAAAGAGCCAAAGCGCTTCATTCGACTTGGCTTGAAAAGCTTTATAAGGACCTCGGAAAAGATGATGCGGAAGTGGCGCTTTTGGCGGCTCACATGCATTACCGAAAGGAAGAAACTGAGCAAGCGTTAAAATGCTTAGAGGGCGTTAAAGAAAAGAACAGTCCGTATGCGCTATTTTTAAAAGCCGCTATTTTGATGAGTCGAAGCGAACATGAAAAAGCAGTTCCGCTTTTAAAGCGTTCGATTGAATTGGATCATTATCAACCAATGGCCTATAGCCATTTGGCGCGTTGTTATTTGGAAATCGATAAAACGTATCAAGCGTTTAAATGGTCGAGTATTGCGCTTGAGCAAGAACCAACAGACGTATTTGCGCGAATTACGCATAGTTTGATTCAATACGAATCTGGTGCTTATGAACAAGCGTTGACACGTTTTCGTGAGCTAGCTCACGAACATCCACAAGACGGTTATTTCATCTATGAAATAGGTCGTTGTTTGCTGGTGCTTGGTCAGGAAAAAGAAGCGATAGCGTCATTTGAACAAGCGAAAGAAATTGACTTTAAAGAACCATTCGCGTATTTGCGTATTGCGGAAATCCATATGGAAGCAAAAGATTGGGCGTTAGCGGACATTATTATTCGTGAAGGAATTGATCATTGCGAAAAAACCGATGTACTGCATTTGTATTTGGGGCATATCGCGATGGAGCAGGAACAGTTTACAGAGGCGGAAACTGAATACCGGAAATCGCTCGAATTGGATAAGACGGATTTGTATACGGTCACGCACATTGCGCATGCCTTGCTGAAACAAGAAAAAGACGATGAAGTGAGAGAACTCATCATGCAATACGCAGAAACGGGGGACACGTTTTATTTCAACCGAACTGCTGCGATGCTTTGGCAAGAATCGGAAGATGATATAGGAAAAACGCTAGCACTCCACTTGTTGGAAGTTGGCATGGAACGTGAAGCGTTAAATCTTCACGAAATCGCCGAGCAATACGCGGAGTTTGGTGAAGCGCCACAATTCCGTAGCCGTTTGTTTGATCGTTTCAAACGCTTCCGCGAAACTGCCGCAGATCCACAATTATTGTGTTACGAAGGTGGTTTGTATGAACTTGAAGACCATCAGCGTTTTGCAAAAACGCTGTACGAGCAAGCTGTCGAAATAAACGGACTTTATTTGGCGCATTATCATTTGGGTCGCCTTGCCGAACAAAACGATAAATGGAAACAAGCGCTCGAACATTATACGGAAAGCGTGAAAGCCGACGCCAGTTTCACGGCGGCTCATGAAGGGTTGATGCGTAGTTATTTGGCGTTAGAAGATCATGATCGAGCTTTTAAAGCAGCATTGCATGTGTTGGAAAATGAACCACTGCCGCTTGATTTGCAAGAATTGTTCGAGTTAGTCGATAATGACTCAAAACAAATTGCGATTAGCCAAGTGCTCGAAAAAGTAGCCGCACAAGTGCCTGAGGAATGGTTGTTGTCAGTAAAAGCTCAACTTGCAGAGAAGGAAGGCAATGTGGCTGAAGCTGAGGAATTATTGCTCCAAGCACAAGCACTTAACGGAGCGTTGCCATCTCGTTATCAATATATGCAATTTTGTGTACGACAAGGAGACTTAAAGCGCGCGCTTGTTATACTGGAAGAACTGATTGAAGAGCATCCAGCTGAAGAAGGCTTTTACGCAGAGTATGTTCAGTTGTTAGTGAAAATGCGCAAAACTGGCGAGCTTCAAAGACGTTTGAAAAAACGACTCAAAGGCGAAGAGTTGGCGATGGCTGAAACGTATAGCGCCGATCAATTGGTGGTGTTGTTGGATACAGAAGAAGAGGAATCGACGAATTTCTTTGGAAGATTACGCGACAAATCACGCCGCTTTTTACTAGTTTCCAACATTATTGACCTTTACACAGATGCTGCGAAAAAATACAAAGATAGCGAAGTGCCCGTCTTGCACCTTGCAGAATTTTACATGGAACGTGACGGGGCAGACGATGCGGCAGAAGAACTAGAGCCGTTTGTTAAACGCACGGGCAATTTTGATGCGGCGAAATTATTGCTTCAAGCTACATTCCAAGAAGCTAATAACAAGCAATCTCCAAAGTTGCTAGGTAAAGCCATTAAACAAGCGCAAGAACTCTATAAGCAAAAGCCGGTCGACATTGATCTTGTTTTATGGCAAGGAGACATGGCTGCAGTCGAAGAAGATATAGACAAGGCACAGACGTTTTATGAAAAAGCAATCTCGATGAATCCATATCGCAGCGATAGCTATGTACGCTTAATGCATTTACTTGCCGATCACCGGAAAGTACAACCAGAACAATTTGAAAGTCGGTTACCGGAAGAGCTTCGACTGAACGAATGGATTTGTGTAACACTGGCGATTATGTCGATCAATACCGGAGACAGTGTCTCGGCAATGACACGGTTACGTGCGTTGCAAGACGATGCACCGGAATACTTGCCGGCCAGTTACGAGTTGGCACGCGCAACCATGGTAGCTGGTCACCCTGCTCAAGCAAAAAAAATGCTTACGGAACTATTTGATAAAGACGGTGGCGAGTTGTTTATCGAAGCTGCCGTTGAAGAAGAGTTATTTGAAGAAATTCTTGACGAAGTGTTAACTGTACAGGTTTAA
- a CDS encoding VanZ family protein → MKAKYIPVIFWGLCILLATNNYNFQALLFSQEINFHIRVFPNFSDLFITNDIHLNSKTYVFQKVGHALSFGILFLIMAKTVNHKTKAIILCGLFAFFTEFLQLFFERSGRISDVIIDIGGVYLAYRLSIHVEERGGITETFWKTVQKIASALTNENSR, encoded by the coding sequence TTGAAAGCAAAATACATACCGGTAATCTTCTGGGGGCTGTGCATTTTACTAGCAACCAATAATTACAATTTCCAAGCCCTGCTATTCAGCCAAGAAATCAACTTTCATATTCGCGTGTTCCCCAACTTTTCGGATTTGTTCATCACAAATGACATTCATTTAAACAGTAAAACTTACGTATTCCAAAAAGTCGGTCATGCCTTGTCTTTCGGTATACTTTTTCTCATCATGGCGAAAACGGTAAATCATAAGACAAAAGCCATCATTTTATGCGGTCTGTTTGCGTTCTTTACCGAATTCCTTCAATTATTTTTTGAGAGGAGCGGAAGAATCTCTGACGTCATTATTGATATCGGTGGCGTTTATCTAGCTTATCGATTGAGTATACACGTAGAAGAACGAGGTGGAATCACCGAAACCTTTTGGAAAACGGTACAAAAAATAGCCAGTGCACTGACAAATGAAAATTCCCGTTAA
- a CDS encoding putative quinol monooxygenase — protein MIIIHANLQVQPAQEQAFLEAAKTVIEGSRQEAGNISYDLKKSTDQEQHYTMVEVWKDAEAIQAHNTSEHFQAFVQKAPTFMAAPMDLNAYSAETVKI, from the coding sequence ATGATTATTATTCACGCAAACTTGCAAGTACAACCAGCACAAGAACAAGCATTTTTAGAAGCAGCTAAAACAGTTATCGAAGGATCACGTCAAGAAGCAGGAAACATCAGCTACGACTTGAAAAAATCTACGGATCAAGAGCAACATTACACAATGGTTGAAGTGTGGAAAGACGCTGAAGCGATCCAAGCACATAACACAAGCGAACACTTCCAAGCATTTGTTCAAAAAGCGCCAACATTCATGGCTGCACCAATGGACTTAAACGCTTATAGCGCAGAAACTGTAAAAATCTAA
- a CDS encoding MarR family winged helix-turn-helix transcriptional regulator — translation MACSFSKQEQILQLFKGLTNQISPKFERCTGISASRYELLYQLYNTDEINQSTLQKAVNIDSAAVTRHLKQLEADGMVTRKRSPADNRVIFVSLTTEGREKIIGYRQENMGFVNQMLHDFTSEEIEHLSDMLSRMQNNISEY, via the coding sequence ATGGCATGTTCATTTTCAAAGCAAGAGCAAATCTTACAATTGTTCAAAGGACTGACCAACCAAATCAGCCCGAAATTTGAACGTTGTACAGGCATTAGTGCATCGCGCTATGAATTGCTTTACCAACTTTACAATACTGACGAAATCAACCAATCGACGCTTCAAAAAGCCGTCAATATTGATAGCGCGGCCGTTACGCGCCACCTGAAACAACTCGAGGCAGACGGCATGGTTACGAGAAAAAGAAGTCCAGCCGACAACCGCGTCATTTTTGTCAGCTTAACTACTGAAGGTCGTGAAAAAATTATTGGCTATCGCCAAGAAAACATGGGCTTTGTCAATCAAATGCTTCATGACTTCACATCAGAAGAAATTGAGCATCTGTCCGACATGCTAAGTCGCATGCAAAACAATATAAGCGAGTACTAA
- a CDS encoding nitroreductase family protein, translating into MQTTETYQQTNDFNDIMNNRRSIKQYDPSVKISREEMSQIIEQASTAPSSINMQPWRFVVIDTEEGKEKIAPLASFNLEKVMSASAVIAIFADLKNIEYGEEIYGKAVELGYMPADVMRAQLDYFKPAYENAPYDTMKDIIMLDTGLVSMQLMLVARAHGYGTNPIGGYDKENIAEVLDLDKDRYVPVMLLTIGKALNDGFQSYRLPVETTTQWK; encoded by the coding sequence ATGCAAACTACAGAAACTTACCAACAAACAAACGATTTTAACGACATTATGAACAACCGTCGTTCGATCAAACAATACGACCCATCGGTGAAAATCAGCCGCGAAGAAATGAGTCAAATCATTGAGCAAGCTTCAACAGCGCCATCTTCTATTAACATGCAGCCTTGGCGTTTCGTCGTAATCGACACCGAAGAAGGAAAAGAAAAAATCGCACCGCTTGCTTCATTCAACTTAGAAAAAGTAATGAGCGCATCGGCAGTCATCGCCATTTTTGCGGATCTTAAAAACATCGAATACGGAGAAGAAATTTACGGAAAAGCTGTAGAACTTGGTTATATGCCTGCAGATGTTATGCGCGCTCAGCTTGATTATTTCAAACCAGCTTATGAAAATGCACCGTACGATACAATGAAAGACATCATTATGTTGGATACAGGTCTTGTGTCTATGCAATTAATGCTAGTTGCGCGTGCTCATGGATATGGCACGAATCCAATTGGCGGTTATGATAAAGAAAACATCGCAGAAGTGTTAGACTTAGATAAAGATCGTTATGTTCCGGTTATGTTACTGACAATCGGGAAAGCATTAAATGATGGCTTCCAGTCATACCGTTTGCCTGTTGAAACTACTACGCAATGGAAATAA